Proteins encoded within one genomic window of Glycine soja cultivar W05 chromosome 1, ASM419377v2, whole genome shotgun sequence:
- the LOC114421330 gene encoding uncharacterized protein LOC114421330, with amino-acid sequence MSDREDNAPEEFTTEQGIQQDEEIRRIQRENKARVVREGKERRRRWAQKITPRPSKAGKKSEDVEDSEPQQESNTAAGFLPDNIVQMLAAREKQVFLSDNNEEKDEIKPTTSRKRKSRKSGLKPVILSEIGPPPCLNSALDFLKKKQMSVQRSSSVLNNSNKAFRLLSRSGVLRSK; translated from the exons ATGTCTGACAGAGAAGACAACGCCCCCGAGGAATTCACAACCGAACAG GGTATACAACAAGACGAAGAGATTCGGAGGattcaaagagaaaataaggcCAG GGTTGTTCGTGAAGGAAAAGAGCGTAGGAGGAGATGGGCCCAAAAAATAACTCCTCGACCATCCAAAGCTGGTAAAAAATCTGAAGATGTAGAAGACTCTGAACCACAGCAAGAATCAAATACAGCAGCAGGATTTCTTCCTGACAACATTGTCCAAATGCTTGCAGCTCGTGAGAA ACAAGTTTTCTTATCTGACAACAATGAGGAGAAAGATGAAATAAAGCCTACCACTTCTAGGAAGAGAAAATCAAGGAAATCAGG TTTGAAACCTGTTATTTTGAGCGAAATAGGTCCTCCTCCATGCTTAAACAGTGCCTTAGATTTCTTGAAGAAGAAGCAAATGTCAGTTCAAAGATCTTCTTCGGTTTTGAATAATTCTAACAAAGCATTTCGTCTCCTTTCTCGGTCAGGGGTGCTTCGCAGTAAATga
- the LOC114421337 gene encoding wall-associated receptor kinase-like 14, giving the protein MFILRHHTNLAIVLTIFIACTTRAQNLTTCNGKCGEHTLQFPFGFSQGCPIQLDCSNDQVQLRSEFGEFLVQNVTNSNIFVNLPAKCNRTMESIQPIFTENFAPTINNSFLVQDCREVFGGCVIPASFVSNQIDVENCSNKSANISCFSKQDEVFVTYADLNGTKCKYLFSAVSFGQSKEIPLQFQVVELGWWLPGQCDDHQCSNNATCTTVDRVGFRCQCIEGFTGDGFKNGIGCRKASASSCSASTLTSGGCGKATKIGVVVGVITTGALVVAGLFLLCYCARRRSTWLRKHTMVKRQLREAAGNSSVPFYPYKEIEKATNFFSEKHRLGTGAFGTVYAGKLHNDEWVAIKKLRQRDTNSADQVMNEIRLLSSVSHPNLVRLLGCCIEKGEHILVYEFMQNGTLSQHLQRERSKGLPWTIRLTIATETANAIAYLHSAIHPPIYHRDIKSTNILLDYGFKSKIADFGLSRLALTETSHISTAPQGTPGYVDPQYHQNFQLSDKSDVYSFGVVLVEIITAMKVVDFARPRSEINLAALAVDRIRRGAVDEIIDPFLEPHRDAWTLYSIHKVAELAFRCLAFHSDMRPTMMEVAEELEHIRRSGWASMEETLTASPIGSTSSSPRHGSEKSLGGIKKARQGQGSERLIVPQKTESFLQSMEVKDSSPVSVHDPIPWSSGHSSPSSNSLLGNVIP; this is encoded by the exons ATGTTTATTCTTCGTCACCATACAAATCTCGCTATAGTCCTCACTATCTTCATAGCTTGCACAACAAGAGCACAAAACCTCACCACCTGCAATGGCAAATGCGGGGAGCACACCCTTCAGTTCCCTTTTGGCTTCTCCCAAGGTTGTCCAATCCAGCTTGACTGTTCCAACGACCAAGTCCAACTTCGCAGCGAATTCGGTGAATTTCTGGTCCAAAACGTAACAAACAGCAACATATTCGTAAATCTCCCTGCAAAATGCAACCGTACCATGGAATCAATTCAGCCAATTTTTACTGAGAATTTTGCCCCAACGATTAACAATAGCTTTCTGGTGCAAGATTGTAGAGAGGTGTTTGGTGGGTGTGTTATTCCTGCTAGTTTTGTGAGCAACCAAATTGATGTTGAGAACTGCAGCAACAAAAGTGCTAATATCAGTTGCTTTTCGAAACAAGATGAAGTTTTTGTGACGTACGCTGATTTGAACGGGACTAAGTGTAAGTACTTGTTCTCTGCGGTTTCTTTTGGGCAGAGCAAGGAGATTCCGCTGCAGTTTCAGGTTGTTGAGTTGGGGTGGTGGCTTCCTGGGCAGTGCGATGATCATCAATGTTCTAACAACGCTACCTGCACAACGGTCGACAGGGTTGGGTTCCGGTGCCAGTGTATCGAAGGTTTCACCGGAGACGGCTTCAAAAACGGCATCGGTTGCCGGAAAG CTTCGGCTTCAAGTTGCAGTGCTTCAACACTAACGTCCGGTGGATGTGGGAAAGCAACTAAAATCGGTGTTGTTGTTGGAG TAATCACCACTGGAGCTTTGGTGGTGGCTGGTCTGTTTCTTCTATGCTACTGTGCCAGGCGGCGTTCTACTTGGTTGAGAAAACATACCATGGTAAAGCGCCAATTACGCGAAGCTGCAGGCAACTCTAGTGTACCTTTCTATCCCTACAAAGAAATAGAAAAGGCGACAAATTTTTTCTCTGAGAAACACAGGCTTGGAACTGGGGCATTTGGTACAGTTTATGCTGGAAAACTGCACAATGATGAGTGGGTTGCTATAAAGAAGTTAAGGCAAAGAGACACCAACAGTGCTGATCAAGTCATGAATGAAATCAGGCTACTTTCTTCAGTGAGTCACCCGAATTTAGTTCGCCTCTTAGGTTGCTGCATAGAGAAGGGAGAGCATATCCTTGTTTATGAGTTTATGCAAAATGGAACACTTTCTCAGCACTTGCAAAGAGAGAGGAGTAAAGGACTACCGTGGACAATAAGACTTACCATTGCTACCGAAACTGCTAATGCTATAGCATATCTCCATTCTGCAATTCATCCCCCAATTTACCACAGAGACATAAAATCTACTAATATACTCTTGGATTATGGCTTCAAATCTAAAATAGCCGATTTTGGGCTTTCTAGGCTTGCATTGACAGAAACATCTCATATCTCAACCGCCCCACAAGGGACTCCAGGTTATGTCGATCCCCAATACCACCAGAACTTTCAGCTTTCTGATAAAAGTGATGTCTACAGTTTTGGAGTGGTTTTGGTAGAGATAATAACTGCCATGAAAGTGGTTGATTTTGCTCGACCTCGAAGTGAGATTAATTTAGCTGCACTTGCTGTTGATAGGATTAGGAGAGGTGCTGTAGATGAGATCATAGACCCCTTCCTTGAACCACATAGAGATGCTTGGACACTGTATTCTATTCATAAAGTGGCCGAGCTTGCATTTAGATGCCTTGCTTTTCATAGTGACATGAGGCCTACTATGATGGAAGTAGCAGAAGAGCTAGAACACATTAGACGCAGTGGATGGGCATCTATGGAGGAAACTCTCACGGCTTCACCGATTGGGTCCACTAGTTCATCACCTCGTCATGGAAGTGAGAAGTCACTGGGTGGTATCAAAAAAGCTCGGCAAGGCCAAGGGAGTGAGAGATTGATTGTTCCGCAGAAGACGGAGAGCTTTTTGCAATCTATGGAGGTGAAGGACAGCTCCCCTGTATCAGTGCATGATCCAATTCCTTGGTCAAGTGGACACAGCTCACCTTCATCAAACAGCTTGTTGGGAAATGTCATCCCTTGA